The sequence below is a genomic window from Bdellovibrio bacteriovorus.
GTCTCAATTTAAGGCACAGTTTTTATTCTAAAAAGCGGCTTTTCCACTGATCTCGTTTATGGGCCGTTAGAGCGTATTCGTGCTCAAAAAAGCTTTCATAGCTTCCATAACGAGAAGTGATTTCTCGCAATGCCGTATGCAGAAAATTCTCATTGGCTGACATCATGTATTCAAAACGCTCTTTGGCCTTTTCAGTCAAACGAGGTTCGATCACACTCAAGATTTTTAATTTAAAAGGCAAAAGAGTTTGTTCAGTGACGAGATAATCTTGAAGAACAGTATCTTGAGGTACGCCTAAAGAAAGAAGTAATAACGCCGAGCCCACTCCCGTGCGGTCCTTGCCAACAGCACAGTGCTGCACGATCGCTCCTTGATTTAGGGAATCCACTTTGTGGAAAAGTTTTTTGTAGGCCGCATTTGCAAAAGGCAATTGGCGGTATAAAGACTCCATAAAGTCCGAAGGCAAAGCTTCTAAACTTTCAGAGCTAAAAAAATCACCATGATCAGCGTTCGTCGCGTGACTTGCGGGATTTGCCGGGCAGCACTCATACTGCACGCCATCCCATAAGATGTCTTGGTCTTTACTCGATTCGTGGTGATCGCGATAGTCAATAATATGTTCGATCGAAAAGGCTTTAAGATATTCACAATCTTGCGGAGTTAAGCGAGACAAAGAGCCCGAGCGAAAAAAGAAACCCTTTTTGACTTTACGTCCGTCCAAAGTTTCATATCCACCCATGTCTCTAAAATTAATTCCACCCTCAAGTCTCATGAATTCTCCTTAAAAGAAAATCATATCACGACAAGATGTGGGAGGGACTCACTATTCTAACTTTTCATAAACTCAATGAGCGGTGCGTAGTTTTCAGAGCGATCTGCAATCTGAAGCACTTGAATGTATTGCGCTCGTTTCTGTCCCATCTGTCCAAGGTTCACCTGCCCCCATGTGGGTCTAGATTGACCAATGTGTTCCATCAAAAGATCTGCCGCCAGTCGAGAAAAACGTCCATTTCCATTGGGAAAAGGATGAATCCAAACCAAGCGATGATGGAAGCGGGCCACGATTTCTTCTGTGGAAAATGTGTTATGTGTAAGCCAGTATTTTACGTCTCCCAACA
It includes:
- a CDS encoding tyrosine-protein phosphatase; translation: MRLEGGINFRDMGGYETLDGRKVKKGFFFRSGSLSRLTPQDCEYLKAFSIEHIIDYRDHHESSKDQDILWDGVQYECCPANPASHATNADHGDFFSSESLEALPSDFMESLYRQLPFANAAYKKLFHKVDSLNQGAIVQHCAVGKDRTGVGSALLLLSLGVPQDTVLQDYLVTEQTLLPFKLKILSVIEPRLTEKAKERFEYMMSANENFLHTALREITSRYGSYESFFEHEYALTAHKRDQWKSRFLE